A section of the Clostridium sp. TW13 genome encodes:
- a CDS encoding GNAT family N-acetyltransferase, giving the protein MQVKINGKEYFYTNKVRLDTSIRHSFNELAKKVHWIDFEAWYLLGYWQDDYIPYVLMDGNKVVANVSVNTMWVNYINQKRLFVQLGTVMTDEHYRKQGLSRWLIEKILEEWKDKCDGLYLYANNTVLDFYPKFGFVNEQEYEAKAKINFVQAEIKKLNMDSESDRELLYGKYALTNQFSELTLTNNTGILMFYCGQFMKDNVYYLPIYDVAVVVEYDGEKMICYDIFGSTQATLQEILSAMAKQETKVCELGFAPKDKNNFQFEKLNVGDNTLFCWSKDENIFCNETTLRFPELSHA; this is encoded by the coding sequence GTGCAAGTAAAAATTAATGGAAAAGAATATTTTTATACAAACAAAGTAAGGCTTGATACTTCTATAAGACATAGTTTTAATGAACTTGCGAAAAAGGTACATTGGATTGATTTTGAAGCTTGGTATCTGCTTGGTTACTGGCAAGATGATTACATTCCATATGTACTTATGGATGGAAATAAAGTTGTAGCAAATGTTTCTGTAAATACTATGTGGGTAAATTATATAAATCAAAAAAGATTGTTTGTTCAGTTAGGTACAGTAATGACTGATGAACATTACCGCAAACAAGGATTAAGTAGATGGCTTATAGAAAAGATATTAGAAGAATGGAAAGATAAGTGTGATGGGTTATATCTTTATGCCAATAATACAGTTTTAGACTTTTATCCTAAGTTTGGTTTTGTTAATGAGCAAGAGTATGAGGCTAAAGCAAAGATAAACTTTGTACAAGCAGAAATTAAAAAATTGAATATGGATTCTGAATCAGATAGAGAATTATTATATGGAAAGTACGCTTTGACAAATCAATTTTCAGAACTAACATTAACTAATAATACAGGCATACTAATGTTTTATTGTGGACAATTTATGAAGGACAATGTATATTATCTTCCTATATATGATGTAGCAGTTGTTGTAGAGTATGATGGTGAAAAAATGATATGCTACGACATTTTTGGAAGTACCCAAGCTACTTTACAAGAAATACTGTCAGCAATGGCTAAGCAAGAAACTAAGGTTTGTGAACTTGGCTTTGCACCAAAAGATAAAAATAATTTTCAGTTCGAAAAATTAAATGTAGGAGATAACACTTTATTTTGCTGGAGTAAGGATGAAAATATATTTTGCAATGAAACAACGTTGAGAT